One window of the Bacteroidia bacterium genome contains the following:
- a CDS encoding adenylosuccinate synthase: MNVDVLLGLQWGDEGKGKVVDVLAPGYQIISRFQGGPNAGHTLEFEGRKHVLHIIPSGVFRNDCINIIGNGVVIDPIIFEKEITGLIPYCPNIFKNLIISKRAQLILPTHKLLDAAYEAEKGCAKIGSTLKGIGPTYTDKISRNGLRVGDILTSDFLKKYTELKNKHIQILNMLNFKFELEEEEKKLFNSIELIKKFSLIDSEIEINNLISKGKKILAEGAQGTMLDIDFGSYPFVTSSNTVCAGACTGLGIAPSKIGEVYGLFKAYCTRVGSGPFPTELNDSDGEKLRKIGNEFGSTTGRPRRCGWVDLVALKYSVMINGVTGLIMTKADVLNEFDEIKAAVSYSIDGEIFENIPYDLSHNILPQYKSFKGWKKDISKNTNKNELPLELKEYIKFIEDFVKVPVIMVSVGPDRKAIVDLR, from the coding sequence ATGAATGTTGATGTTCTGTTAGGTTTACAATGGGGCGACGAAGGAAAAGGAAAAGTAGTTGATGTTTTAGCACCCGGGTACCAAATTATTTCTCGTTTTCAGGGCGGTCCGAATGCCGGCCATACACTTGAATTTGAGGGTCGTAAACACGTTTTACACATAATCCCATCCGGAGTTTTCCGTAACGATTGTATAAATATTATTGGCAATGGTGTTGTAATTGACCCGATTATATTTGAAAAAGAAATTACCGGACTAATCCCTTATTGTCCAAATATTTTCAAGAATCTTATCATCTCAAAACGTGCACAATTAATACTCCCTACCCACAAATTGCTAGATGCTGCTTACGAGGCAGAAAAGGGATGTGCTAAAATAGGCTCTACGCTTAAAGGAATAGGACCAACATATACCGATAAAATTTCAAGAAACGGATTAAGGGTTGGCGATATTTTAACTTCTGATTTTCTAAAAAAATATACAGAATTAAAAAACAAGCATATTCAGATTTTAAATATGCTTAATTTCAAATTTGAGCTAGAAGAAGAGGAAAAGAAATTATTCAATTCTATTGAATTAATTAAAAAATTCTCTTTAATCGACAGCGAAATTGAGATAAATAACTTAATTTCAAAAGGTAAAAAGATTTTGGCAGAAGGAGCACAGGGCACTATGCTCGACATAGATTTCGGTTCATATCCATTTGTAACTTCCTCAAATACAGTTTGCGCAGGAGCATGTACAGGCTTAGGCATCGCTCCTTCAAAAATTGGTGAAGTATATGGCTTATTTAAAGCATATTGCACAAGAGTTGGTAGCGGTCCGTTTCCAACAGAATTAAACGACTCTGACGGTGAAAAACTTCGCAAAATCGGAAATGAATTTGGCTCAACAACTGGTCGCCCACGTAGATGTGGCTGGGTTGATCTTGTAGCCTTAAAATATTCTGTAATGATAAATGGAGTTACTGGTCTTATAATGACAAAAGCAGATGTTTTAAATGAATTTGATGAAATTAAAGCTGCTGTTTCATATTCAATTGACGGAGAAATTTTTGAAAATATCCCTTACGATTTATCCCATAACATATTACCACAATACAAATCTTTTAAAGGCTGGAAAAAAGACATTTCAAAAAACACAAATAAAAATGAACTCCCTTTGGAATTAAAAGAATATATAAAGTTTATTGAAGACTTTGTTAAAGTTCCGGTAATAATGGTATCGGTTGGACCAGACAGAAAGGCCATAGTTGATCTAAGATAA